AGCCGCTCCAAAAGAAAAAGCAGCCGGCCGTTTTTCTTGAACTAAACGATCGGTTGCGCAAGGATGGCCGAATACGGATGCGATGCTTGGGAGGCCCCATAACGAAACCAGCCTCTCCCAGCTAATCGCGGCTCTGGGCGAGTCTTACAAAGCATGCCTGGAAGGAACCATCAGACGTCTGGGACAAACCGTCAGACCGAGCCGCAGGTTTAGGTCCAGGGTTCTCACCCCGCCGGAGCCGGTGCGGCGAAGCTTAAGCGGCCGAGCGGGCCATCCACCTCCTTCGGCGCCTGCACGATAAAGGAACTTTATGGAAGCCGTCAGCCTATCTTCCTCCAGAGCTTTACCCACGCAATCTCAACACGGCGACTGGCAGCTCCCGGGAAAAGCCCTTTATGCGCGCTACCTGGCGGTGAGACAATTGACCGCCGCCCTGTGCGAGCCGCTGGTGGCGGAAGACTACGTAATTCAATCAATGCCCGAGGCCAGTCCAGTCAAATGGCATCTGGCGCATACAAGCTGGTTTTTCGAGACATTTGTCCTTGCTCCCTTCTTGCACGATTACCGCCCCTTTCATCCCTACTACCAATTCCTGTTCAATTCCTACTACGAAGCGGTTGGTCCGCGCTGGGCTCGCCCTAGGCGCGGTCTGTTGTCACGCCCCACCGTTGACGAAGTCAACCACTATCGAAGCTGGGTGGACCAACAGATAGCGGCCCTGCTGGACCGCGCGGACGAAGAATTGTTGCAGCGCATCGAAGCCACCCTTGTCCTCGGTCTGCATCACGAGCAACAGCATCAGGAGCTGATTCTGACCGACCTGAAACACGCCTGGAGCGCCAATCCCCTATGTCCGGTCTATCGTGCTCCTACGCTATCTTCCCCAGCGCCGGCCGAGCCGGCGCGCTGGCTGTACTATCCCTCTCGTTTAGCCTGGGTTGGCCATCGCGGCCAAGGGTTTGCCTTCGACAATGAATCACCCCGTCATCGCGTCTTTCTGGAGGATTTCGAACTCTCCAGTCGCTTGGTTACTGTTGGCGATTATCTCGCCTTCATGCATGACGATGGTTATCATCGGCCCCAACTGTGGTTATCCGACGGCTGGGCGGCACGCCAGGCACACGGGTGGGAGGCGCCACTTTACTGGAGCCGCCAAGACAACCGCCCAAGTGACTGCCACGATAATCACATAGACAACCAATGGATGGTCTTCACCTTGGGCGGGCGGTTACCCCTCACACTGGAGGAACCGGTTTGTCATCTCAGCTATTACGAAGCCGACGCTTACGCGCGCTGGGCGGGAGCGCGGCTGCCCAGCGAGATGGAATGGGAATGCGCGACTGAGTCAATTGAACTTGCCGGAAATTTTTTGGAGAGCGCGCACTTTCATCCCAGCGCCGCCGCCGCGCTGGAAGATCACGGGCCGCTCCAACAGCTTCACGGCGAAGTCTGGCAGTGGACCGCCAGTCCTTATGTCCCCTATCCGGGCTATCGCCAATTGGCCGGAGCACTGGGTGAATACAACGGCAAGTTCATGTGCAACCAGATGGTCTTGAGAGGCTCTTCGTGTGTCACAGCGCGCAGCCATGCGCGCCACACCTATCGCAACTTTTTTCCCGCCGAAGCACGCTGGCAGTTCAGCGGTCTGCGTCTGGCTCGCGACTGCGCATGATTACCCGCACCCCTTTCGAGATTCACGACCTGGCGCCGGCGACCGCCGATTTCCGCGAGGATGTTCTGCGCGGCCTGGCGGCGCCCGATAAGGCCTTATCCTGCAAATATTTCTATGACCAGGTTGGCTCGCAGCTCTTCGAACGAATTTGCACGCTGCCCGAATATTATCCGGCCCGCAGCGAATTGGCGATCCTGCGCCGCCACAGTCCGGAAATGGCGCACTTGCTGGGCCCAGATTGCCTATTGCTGGAATACGGCAGTGGCAGCAGCACCAAAACCCGCCTGCTCCTGGACCATCTCACTCGACCCGCCGGTTATGTTCCGATCGATATCTCGCGGGAACACCTGCGAGCCGCCGCTTACGCCCTCGCGCGTGACTACCCTGGGCTGGAAATTCGCCCGGTCTGCGCCGACTTTACCGCGCCGCTGACTGTGCCCAGCTCTACCCATGCCGCGCGCCGGCGTGTGATCTACTTTCCCGGCTCGACGATCGGCAACTTCATGCCAGCCGCGGCCCAGACGCTGCTCGAACAGACCGCGGACCTGTGCGGACGCGGCGGCGGCCTGCTGCTAGGCGCCGACCTCAAAAAGGATCCGCGCCTGTTGCACGCTGCCTATAACGATCGCCAGGGCGTAACCGCTGCCTTCAATCTCAACCTGCTGGTGCGCATCAACCGCGAATTGGGCGCCAATTTCCAAACCGACCAGTTTTGGCATTATGCGTTTTACAACCCACGCGCCGGGCGCGTCGAGATGTACCTGCTCAGCCGAGTCGCCCAACGAGTCACGATGGCCGAACAGGAGATTTTTTTCACCGAGGGAGAGGCTATTTGCACCGAGTATTCGCATAAATACAGTCTGGACGAGCTGCGCATGCTAGCCCAGCAGGCAGGCTTTGCCGTCGATCGGGTTTGGACCGACGAACTCAACTACTTCGGCGTGCTCTACCTGCGACGCCCCGACTGAAGAGCCGCAGACTTCGCTCGCCTGAGTTCGTTTTGCTCATGAGCTACCGGCGATTCCACGAAAGTATAGAGC
This region of Candidatus Binataceae bacterium genomic DNA includes:
- the egtD gene encoding L-histidine N(alpha)-methyltransferase, encoding MITRTPFEIHDLAPATADFREDVLRGLAAPDKALSCKYFYDQVGSQLFERICTLPEYYPARSELAILRRHSPEMAHLLGPDCLLLEYGSGSSTKTRLLLDHLTRPAGYVPIDISREHLRAAAYALARDYPGLEIRPVCADFTAPLTVPSSTHAARRRVIYFPGSTIGNFMPAAAQTLLEQTADLCGRGGGLLLGADLKKDPRLLHAAYNDRQGVTAAFNLNLLVRINRELGANFQTDQFWHYAFYNPRAGRVEMYLLSRVAQRVTMAEQEIFFTEGEAICTEYSHKYSLDELRMLAQQAGFAVDRVWTDELNYFGVLYLRRPD
- the egtB gene encoding ergothioneine biosynthesis protein EgtB, with amino-acid sequence MEAVSLSSSRALPTQSQHGDWQLPGKALYARYLAVRQLTAALCEPLVAEDYVIQSMPEASPVKWHLAHTSWFFETFVLAPFLHDYRPFHPYYQFLFNSYYEAVGPRWARPRRGLLSRPTVDEVNHYRSWVDQQIAALLDRADEELLQRIEATLVLGLHHEQQHQELILTDLKHAWSANPLCPVYRAPTLSSPAPAEPARWLYYPSRLAWVGHRGQGFAFDNESPRHRVFLEDFELSSRLVTVGDYLAFMHDDGYHRPQLWLSDGWAARQAHGWEAPLYWSRQDNRPSDCHDNHIDNQWMVFTLGGRLPLTLEEPVCHLSYYEADAYARWAGARLPSEMEWECATESIELAGNFLESAHFHPSAAAALEDHGPLQQLHGEVWQWTASPYVPYPGYRQLAGALGEYNGKFMCNQMVLRGSSCVTARSHARHTYRNFFPAEARWQFSGLRLARDCA